One Tiliqua scincoides isolate rTilSci1 chromosome 9, rTilSci1.hap2, whole genome shotgun sequence DNA segment encodes these proteins:
- the LOC136660303 gene encoding LOW QUALITY PROTEIN: basic phospholipase A2 Sms-N6-like (The sequence of the model RefSeq protein was modified relative to this genomic sequence to represent the inferred CDS: inserted 1 base in 1 codon): MVLLTSSVLVAQGSPLEFKDLIKALTGKSAFPHYTTYGCHCGXGCRGQPRDATDCCCLAHDCCYERLSKCKPKTDRYKFTFKNGVVTCGQGSWCKTQICKCDKAAALCFRENLNSYNRKLRFYRDSHSIITAHGTQEDRESMVTEVVKVNGSMFRSYGCYCGIEGVGTGEPKDYIDV, translated from the exons ATGGTTCTCTTGACTAGCA GTGTTTTGGTGGCCCAAGGAAGCCCACTGGAGTTTAAAGACTTGATCAAGGCACTCACTGGAAAATCTGCCTTCCCACACTACACAACCTATGGGTGTCATTGTG CTGGGTGCAGAGGACAGCCCAGGGATGCCACTGACTG CTGTTGTTTGGCCCACGACTGCTGTTATGAGAGGCTGAGCAAGTGTAAACCCAAAACAGACCGATATAAATTCACCTTCAAGAATGGTGTTGTCACGTGTG gtcaAGGGAGCTGGTGCAAGACGCAGATCTGCAAATGCGACAAGGCAGCTGCTCTCTGCTTCCGAGAAAATCTAAACTCTTACAACAGGAAGTTGCGCTTTTACAGGGATAGCCACA GTATCATCACTGCTCATGGGACCCAAGAAGATCGTGAAAGCATGGTGACCGAGGTGGTGAAAGTCAACGGAAGCATGTTCCGGTCCTATGGTTGCTACTGTGGCATTGAAGGGGTTGGCACTGGAGAGCCCAAGGACTACATTGATGTGTAA